Proteins encoded within one genomic window of Patescibacteria group bacterium:
- the recR gene encoding recombination mediator RecR, with amino-acid sequence MSKFPQAIQTLIRAFTKFPGIGPKTAARFVFYLLSRPKDELNELAANVSQLKEQVVHCTICQNFSQNSPCEICADPKRDHSIICIVAKSQDFEVLEKTNEYQGTYHILGGTINPLGGIGPEHLKIQALISRIKVHPPKEIILALNPDMEGETTAMYLTKLLKQYNIPKVTRLARGLPVGSDLEYADEVTLSDALKGRREI; translated from the coding sequence GTGTCTAAATTTCCCCAAGCCATCCAAACTCTTATTCGGGCTTTTACTAAATTTCCAGGTATTGGGCCAAAAACCGCAGCCCGGTTTGTTTTTTATTTGCTTAGCCGGCCAAAAGATGAGCTAAATGAGCTTGCCGCTAATGTCAGTCAACTCAAAGAGCAAGTTGTTCACTGCACAATCTGTCAAAATTTCTCCCAAAATAGCCCTTGCGAAATCTGCGCTGATCCTAAACGCGACCACTCAATTATCTGCATAGTAGCCAAATCTCAAGATTTTGAAGTTCTGGAAAAAACTAATGAATATCAGGGAACCTATCATATTCTTGGCGGTACTATTAATCCTCTCGGTGGCATTGGGCCCGAACATTTAAAAATTCAAGCGCTTATCAGCCGCATCAAAGTCCATCCGCCAAAAGAAATTATCTTAGCCTTAAATCCGGACATGGAAGGAGAAACCACAGCCATGTACTTGACAAAATTACTCAAACAGTATAATATTCCTAAAGTTACCCGTCTAGCCCGAGGCTTGCCGGTTGGCTCGGACCTGGAGTATGCGGATGAGGTGACGTTATCGGATGCGCTGAAAGGTAGGCGGGAGATTTGA